A segment of the Brienomyrus brachyistius isolate T26 chromosome 13, BBRACH_0.4, whole genome shotgun sequence genome:
CTGGCTGTAGCATGACGCGGCTGCGCGCCTCTCAGATCTGGCCCACACTTAAAGCAGCTGTGGTTTTCGCTTAAGGAGAAACATCCGGTTCCATCTTCACAAACCTACTGCTGACTGCCTTGGATGTGAAGCCGGAATGGAAAACAGCCAGCAGATTCCTGCTTCTCCGCAGCCTGCTGTTAGGTCATTATCATGCTCTCAGCAGTACACAGTTACACACGGCAGCCGGTGCCATGTCAGTGCATCCTGTTTGAGGAGGATCTCTTAAAATAAGGCCTCCCCACATCCTCTACGTCACTTCAGCACAGGTGTCAAATCAGTCATCTGTTTCTCTGCATTAACGTGTTTACACCAGGTTTTGACTTTATTATTAATCAAACCTAGTCTCTATAATCCAGCTGTTTATGGAAAGTCTACTTAAACTCCAACCCTATTCTCCCAGATTACGTTTTCTGCTGGGGGGGCTCAACAATCTCATCCCACCACCAGGTCTGACTTCCTTCCATGGAACTTTACCAAACATAAGCCTCTTACACCATATTGCCAAACCGCAGAAGTCAAACCCATCCACATTTTGTATTGTTgacaattataaataataaaatagtcCTGTGTAAGACTAAATTTATTCACCCTTAGTGCCATACTGAACACAGGGGTTAGGTCTGCACCAGCGGATCTTCGGTGAAGATGCCCCCACCTCTGAACAATGCTTTATGGAGAAATCTGCTTCAGAGAGCAGCTCCTACCTCCTCTCACCCCCTATATGTGCCCATCCCCAGATCCGGGGCTACCTGCTGGCCCATGACCGTCTCTGCAAACTTGGCTACGATGAGACGCAGGTAGAGGAGGCCCTTGAGATGTTCCAGAACTGTGAGGCAAAGGTGAGTCACCTCTCAGGTTTTACTGCCACCAGTGGTCTCATACCACACTTCCAAGCTGTTCTCCTTCCATGCATGTATCATTAATCTTGGTCTCACCTTGATCATTGCAACAATTGGATTCCCTTATTTCTAGTCTCCGATTGAAGCTGAGGAGCCTTCATCTGAACATGCTGTTTTTATGGGTTGAATGACATCCCACAAAACTCCCCACATTCCACAGCAGAAAACAACAGATTTAATCAGGGTCTTCTCTCCTGTTGCCACTACAGGCTGCTGAGTTCCTGCATCTCCTCACCCAGTTCAAGGAGATGGGCTTCCAGCAGAATGTGATCAAAGAGGCATTGCTCGTCCACGAGAACGACAGGGAGCGGGCCCTGGAGGAGCTAATGACACAAGCAGGCTGACCAATGAGAACCCAAATCCACCCGTGAAATGACATCATCGCTAGAAGTTCAGAGCTTTGAAAAAACAGGTTTAGGTTCCAGGTTCAAATGCATTGCATCACAATTGTCATGCCCACAAGGGCAGGGACGAGCACCAGTGAACAATCGCCAGCCACTAGCGCTACTATTTAAACCGACTTCTCCCAGAAGTTGGTGCAAAGTATTGTTGCCATTTCCGAATGCACATTACCAAGCAATTGCTCTGTCTTTTGTCTCCCCGGTTTGACCTGCCTGCCTTCCCCGTACTGCCCCGCTTCCTCACCGGTCCATTTGCTTTCATTCAATGTGACTTTGCtcatttatacagctggatatTTTACTGGAGGATTTCAGGTTACATACCTTTTCTAACAGTCTATATGGACAGTCCCTCCAAGAACTTggaccagcaaccttcagaCGATGAAGTGTTCATGACATAACCTGCTTTATTCATTGACATTTACTTGATTGAACATATATAACTGAGACCTGAGCTCAAGGTAAAGTAACCAAAATGAACCACAGCTGACCAATTTGTCTCTTTCGCAAACCATAACTGTCCCAACTCCTCCGATGCCTCCTGACTAGCAAATCTAGCAAATCGAATCCTTCCAGCATTTTGGCCATCGGATATAGTTGGAACTTTCCGTAGCTGACATTGTAGATATTCTGGGACGTTTCTACTTTCCCAGTTGCCATCTGCTACTTTGGGTGTTTTCAAGATTACATTtgacatttacattacatttctgcTTCAATATGCCTTAggggtcagaaaaaaaaatccagttcaGCTTGAGAAACTATTtcaataaatatgaataaaattatGACTATGAACAGACATCCCTGTCTTGAAATGCATTGCTTGCCACATACATTGAGGTTCCTATGCTGTCTAGCAGTCAGGGCTCAATATTATTTTAAGCTTAGCTCAGTATTTCTGACTTCACCCCTCTTCTTTTCAATATCGATAAACTCCCCTGGTTAAGGGTGAATACTATgcaaaactaaaaataaaactGGCAAAAACCGCAATATTTCCCAGAATCCAACAAACACGACAGTCAATCAATGAGCGCTGCGATGCCGCTGGTCGTTGCGGTTGATTTAATTAATCTACATTAATAGTAGAGTGTAGAGTTCAGAGTAATCTTCATCTAAATTAAAGTACGATATAACGTCAAAACACATTTACGAAAGTGTACATCTCCGTGTTTCGTATATGTTACCTATATCCAAGTATAATGTACTTTACTAAAAATGATCGATCCCTCTGTCTACCATCAATTAACAAACTGCTTAAATCACGACAAATACAAATACGATATTATAATCCAACATGATTTATATAGGATCAAACCGATAGTATTTCTTATTACACATGCTGCAGTATAAACTGTTGCTTTTCAGTGTATCCCGTCAATATCAGTTTCTCTAAGAAAGACCTCCCATGAGAGGAGAGGGAAGGTCGTCTCCCTGCATGCACATTTCAGAAAAAAACGAAGAGCTTTTCACAAGGAACTTGGCATTTAGTCAGACACGCATCCGGCACCATTAACAGCAAATCAGCCCTTTAAAACCGTCCATCTCCTCGCGAAGGGAGCAAAGTGCTCGCGGACATTTCGGAATCACCTCACACGGGAcgcatttttaattaatataattACGCATTAATCTAACGGGAAATGCAATTGTCGTTTGAGGGAATTTAACTGAATAGCCTATATCGATTTTGACACAAAGAAaaaggttttatttatttgcattttcgAATGAGCGGAGGTGAGAAGGTAAGCATCGGTAATTAATTCATTTTTACTTGGAGCAAGACAGTAACTGTATTTAACCCTAAATCTGAACTAAAGGAGCAAAGTAGCGGTGCGCTAGCAACTTACAACATGCACAGAATAGTGTGCTGGTCAGTACAGTAAGTAAAGCCATTAAACACTGTGCCCATTATAAACTTATAATTTATAAACGGACGCGTACACCATATGATAACGTCTAACTAACCTATtttatatatctgtatattccAGTAATCTAGAATGTCTTCGATGTTTGGGAAAACTAGGACCTCGACTATGCCGGACCGAGCTGAGTGCAATGTTGCTGTGTTAGGAATACGGGGTTCGGGCAAATCAGGTAATATAACTTAccattttaaatcatttacGTGATAGATTTCGCAAGAGAAGAAACGATATAGTCGTTTAAAGTTTCCTCACTcaacaatcattaaaataaaCATAAGACATAATATATAGCTAAAGCAATGCGTGAGTGAGCGGTGCTTTAAATGCTGCTGCTTGTGTAAAGCGGGAGTTTCTCATGCCCCCGAAGCCCCCGCAGGTCTCAGATGTACAGCCTGCATCGTCATTTTGCTCAGTGTAAACAGGACGCGTCTCTTCTCCAGCTCTGACCGTGAAGTTTCTCACAAGGCGATTCATCAGTGAATATGACCCCTACCTGGGtaagtcccccctccccaaaagagGTGACAGGAATGCTTTCATCTTCAGTAGATAGGACACTGCGAACTGCTCACATTAATACATACGTATGTTTGAAAGCCTATCTAACATTGCAATTCCCAACACGAGCTTCCCTGGGGGACCCGCAGTGTGATTTGATCTCCAAAAGGCGCGCGGCGATGGCTGgaccgggggtggggtggggggggcgggtcaCAGCGATCACAGATACGGGGCTGGAGCAAACGCCGCACCCGAGCGCACGTTACCGCTGTGCCTCGATCGCCTTGCGTCTGAAGTGATAACGATCGTTTAAAAGAATTATGGAAATTCAGATGAAGATACATGAAGATCATACAGTGAGACTGAAAAGGCATTTTAAGCTAATTTAACGCTAAGTGCACGGGGAAAATATGGGGGTTTGATTTAATAACTAAACATTCTAGAAGTCCTTATGAAACTAGAAAATTACAATAAAAAAGAACAACGATGTTTCTAAAAATGTTAACATTTTTGTTTAACGTATTTGTATTTTAGAGGATATATATAGTTCGGAAGAGATTGTCGACCAACAGCCAGTTCTTATAAAGGTTATGGACACTGCTGACCAGGTACATATACAATCGAAGAGATGAAATCTGTTTGACCAGATGTCTAACTGACTTTAGGTTTCCAGTCTAGTGCAGGTAAAATAAGGTTTCTCTCAGTCACCATCTTTATTAATTATAATTAGTTAAAGCTGGTAGATTTCCTCCTACAGTCCCAAACTATGTAATTTCaaatgcccatagtgtgtgactgCCCTgtaatgaactggcatcctgagACAGACTGTCTCACTGTGACCTATAGACTGGTTAAGCAGAtatgaagatgaatggatgtttaAGGCCTGTAAAGCATTGAGTAAGGTAGATCCCTGCAGCTGTATAAAGCTCTTTTACTATAAAGACAGGATTAAAAAACTTACAAATGTTAACAAGCTTCTTGCAAAGCATTCACAAGCTCTGTAGCTTTGTTACACTTCTCACTACTGACCAGAAACTATTTTGAGTTTGTTCTTTGCATAACCCAGCTAGACTCTGAGACTTTAAATCCCGCCTGGTAACTGCAGGACGGACCGCTGAACTGTGAGCGATACCTGAGCTGGGCCAGCGCCTTCCTGGTGGTCTACAGCATCGATGACCGGCGTACTTTCGAGGGCTGCCAGCGGTACCTAGACGTTGTGACGGCCCATGCCAAGTTGCTGCAGGTGGATTTGCCCGTCCTCCTGCTGGGGAACAAGCTGGACATGGAGCGTTACCGGTCAGCTTTGGACTGCTGGACTTCACCTAACTCATCAACTTGGGTTTTTGTCATATTTCAATTTATCGACTCTTTGTTCCTTCATATATACCAATAATAtattgagtgtatgtgtgtgtgtatattatatatacacacatacctacatacacaATACATATATCAACATATTACATCAAGTAGGCAGCATGGTAAATATCAGTGAGTAGCACTATAGCCTCAGACCTCCAGAGgttggggtttgaatcccaccttggCTCTGTGCAAGCTGGGGTTCAAAACCCACCTTTCCTTCGCACATTCAAGACCAGGATAATTAGTTATTATAtggatgtattttatatatttgtaaCATAGAGTTTGTAATGTTTTGGGCATTATAAATGTAGTTCCCCTAACCGATTTGAATGTAAGTGTGCACACTGGCTTACAAAGTCATTATCATGCTAAAGTGGCTAACAGGTGTCACGCATGCTGATACAGGCGCTGAGACAATAAGCTGACATGAGTGTCAGTGGGCCATGTGAGAACGCGTGTGTAAGCGTGTGGGTGTTGTACTCGGCTAGTCGAACGCGGTGCTGCCGGTGGTCAGTGCATCCTGCTCTGCCGTTTTCCGTCACAGGCAGGTCAGCGAGTCCGACGGACGCACCCTGGCCTCCCACTACGACTGCCTGTTCTACGAAGTGTCCGCCTGCCAGGACTTCGTTTCGGTGCAGCGAGTTTTCCACGAGGCCGTGCGAGAGGCGCGGCGGGATGCTGAAAGGGGTCGGCCCACAAGCCCCCTCTTTATCAGCGAGGACAGGCCCCCCGCCAGCCCGGCCACTACCCTGCTGCAAGGACCCGGCCCCGGAGAGCTGCCGACACCCGCCAGTGCCAGGGTCGTCCCCGTCAAGTCGTCACGGGCGCAGAGCAAACGCCGGGCGCCCACCCTTACTCTGCTAAAAGGCTTCAGGATCTTCTGAGCtggccgggggaggggggtaaaggTGATGAGAGAGCCACGGATGGCGTTTACCTTTGAGGGACAGGACATACAAGCAAAAGAATCTgcgatttaagaaaaaaaaaagactgctGGAGACACACCACCCAaagtgtttctttttagtttgcTCCAGCTGTGCGGACTGATGCGCACTGTTAGTGATGCCCCAAAAGAACAGATTTTGAGTACCCTCTAGTGGTCCAGGACAATAACTACAGGAAGAGTAAAGATCGTTCTGTTTGAAACCCTGTTACTGTTTAATCCATTTAAAAGCCTGTGGTTCCAGTTCAGCCAGCGGTCAGTGTAACATATACAGAGCGCCCCCCGCCCGGCAGATGGATTTTTAATTgatattttcttcatttttattctcttcagattgTCTCAGGCATAAGTCATGTTGTTTTTGCAGACCATATATAAAGTACACCAAAAATATAACTGATAAAATATTTCATCTTCAGTAGAGAAGCTATCAAAGAAATGTATTGATTGTCTAAATTTGTCATTATATTTACGGGGAAGTATTCACTGGAAAGAGAATTCTGTTTAATTGGAGGAGCATCTAAAGTAAATtcaaaatgaggaaaataaaggTGATTATTTATGAATTGACTTCAGTGTGACTGTATACCCCCAGCCCTGCTGCAAAGACTGGCAAGTTCAGCACTGCATGACCCTGAACTGCAATGCAGTGACTCAGCTGTTCTTCATATGTAGGGCTGTGCAGTGAGGTGAGACTTGGCAGTCACAGTGAAGGCGGTCCTGAGGAGTAGCTGGAGAGCACTGCTGAGGTGGCCCCTGATCCcccagctgagagggagcagtcGCTTGGCAGTGGAACCAGGGCTCTGGGTTTCTGGCTACAGCACTGACACGCTGCCGTCCTTCCACTTTAACACAATGTCTCCTGGTTTCATCCCATCTACCTCATCGCGGTTCACAAGGGCAGTGACTGTGGCCCGGTCTCCCTGGGGCGAAGCATCTGAGGACCCTCTATTCTGGTTCCCACTGTCCAGCTTCTCCATTTCTAACACGTGGATCGCAGGCTTGTACATGGCGATGGCCTTCCTGTTCCTGAAAGGGagtttggaggggggggtcagCATCCCAAAATGGCTACCCTGTGCATCTCGGGAAGAAAGGCCACACCAGAGCGCTGGACCCTAACCGCTCACCTGTCAGCCATGATGCCCAGGCCAAAGAGTAAACAGCCCAGCAGGAGGGCTACAAAGGACAGAACCAGCATGGCGTACTTCCAGGAAGAGGCTGCGACACAGTCAGAGAGAGGCCAAGCTGAGATACAAGCACACTTCCAATATTTACGTGCCCCTCTTCAGGAAATCCTCAATGTGACGGCAATACAGCGCAAAGCCCTAAGTACCGTCAATGTCGTCAGCCTCTTTTTGGTGACGTGAAGGGGCTCAGAAAGGAATGCCCTTAAGGAGCCGCTACTGGATGAAGACTACAAGGTATCATGATGCTGTAGTACAGTCTATCCCAACCTGGTCCCAGGGGAAGCCCCAGAAAGCCCATGTTTTTGCCCAGCGAAGAACTGGCTGCTAAACACTGCTTTAGTATACTGTAAAGCTGAAAGTATTTAAAGACAATCACCACATTTTTCTCAGGAAAATGTCTCGTTTGCTGTTTGTATTTGGTAATTTAGTGATTTGCTTCCCATGACCCCTGTATGCTGCCTGCTGGGAAGTTTAGAGATAAAGTGCATTCAATAGTAAATGACAGGCCGCAAAGCCACTCACAGTCCTCCGTGCGGTAATACCATCTTAAGTACTCCCTCTGTTCCTGCGTTGGGTCGTTTTCGTCTGCATCCCCTGACCCTCCCTCAGAATCATCCCCATCGTCAAAAGCCCTCCTGTAACCTGAAATACAGCGAGTCTGTGTTAGAGCCAGAATCTGCATAATGGGAACACAGACCGGGCATgtagagatacacacacagtaaCTGCGCAGAGATATACTGTGTACCTTACAGATAAAGTCAGAGACTGTCCCTCTATATCGCTGCACTAACACAGAATAACAACACTGAGATCAACACAGAGTAAGTATacaaagaaaacagaaaaagcaaaaaaaaataactgcacAGAGATAAACTGTGTAACTTAAAGATAAAGACCGAGAAACTACAAAGATATAAAGAGATAAACAGTAACAAGACCGTGACCAATACATTGTCACATTTCAAAGAAAACACCTTAATCATCAAATTCAAGAATTTCATTCACACCCATCGTCACAGGCGTATAAAAGCAGGcacccagccatgcagtcaagtttacaaacatttctcaaagaatgggtcgttctgaaAAGCTCAATGAATTCAGATGTGGTACTGTAATAGTATACCACCTGTGCAACAAGTCAGTTTgtaaaatttcttccctgctagatattccacggtcaactatAAGTGGTATTACTGTaaagtggaagtgtttaggaacaacagaaactcagccatgaagtggcaaCGTAATGTAACAGAGCGGGGTTTGGAATGCATGATCGGGTGAGTCTGGAATGgtagaacttgactggccagagaacctgacctcaaccccatcaaacatatttagtatgaactagaatggagattgtgagccaagCCTTCATGtctaacatcagtgcctgacctcacaaatgctcttctggatgaatgggcaaaaattcccacagacacagtcCACAATCTGACACAACAACAAAGAAAACTGAATAAGTACACAGCGATGAACTGCATGCCACATAACCGCCATGTGAACCTGTGACAGGGCTGGAGAGCAGTACTCACGCTGATCCCCCTCGCTGAATTTGCCCTCCCAGAGAAGCAACTTTCGCGTGACGTCCCGGCTGTCGGAAGCCAGCGGCAGAGCACTGCCAGGGCAGATCCGTGGGGATGGGCTCTGCTTTCCATGGGTCTTGGGATCATAGCTGCAAGGGCCCggtggctgtgtggtcaggGGCCGCCCCGTACCACGGAGAACCAGGAGCTGAGCTTCCGCAGCAGCTGCTGACGGAGGACCGGAGTCCGGGTCACATGAACAACCTGAAATAGGATAAACGGTGAtattaaatggatggatgatggtgaCAGAAGCAGACAGAATGTGAGACATTTTGAGTTTAAGCGATGTTGCCATTAATACTTTTCAGTTACAAAACCCttaagaaaacacacacacacacacacacacatacaaacacacgtttgtattcatatctttgtggggactctcctttcattcctatggaaaaaaacataatcccaacaatgacacccttaacccccacccagccctaaccttatccgtaagtaagcaaacaaaatacaagacttttggcatttttacttttttttcattacagtcacaggtttttatcacactgtGGGGAAATTTAGTCCcctcaatgtaatatatacttaacccacacacacacacacacacactccctttCTGTGGTTAACCAAAGTCTCTTTTACCTTGTAGCAGTAACAGCACAAACACTTCCAGCATCATCCTGTCTGCCTCACTGGATTGGCTGAAACACAAGAGTCCTCTGCGTTTAGCCTGGGTTCTGCTTCCTAACAGAGGCCCAATGACCTAGTGCAGTGCGTTCCTGTTCGGATCTGTACCGAAAGGCATCTCAGTATGCCCATCAAATATTATTTCTGCGCTTATTTCGCTTGTGACATCATCTAAATATCTGTATGCAAAGGAGAATATAAACCCGTCTGCAGATCTGAAATTTAGCAAAAAAACAATTTCTTTTTCGAGATCAAATATTCATTAAAGTCTTAATGCCAGTACAGTGAAACATACCTCTTTCTTCGTAGTCTTCTACCTCCAGGACAAGTTTCTCACAGGAAGAGGACTTCCAACACTCTTGTGGGTGGGAACAAGTTCTCTCCTTCCTGAGAACATTGTACTTGGCAACATGTTCATAAGGAAGAGAAAAAAACATCACGAAATGAAGGCTCAGACAATGCAATCTTACTGCGTACATAATGATTACAAGAACtaactaaataaataagctTTCATTTCAAAGGGCTGCGGATATTCCTGAGGTTACAAGGCACAGATCAAAGGTGTGTTACACAATTTTCCAAAATGTACTTCTTGCTTAGAAGACATCTCCCTTCGTTCCTAAAAAAATGTCCCTTTCTGCTCATCCTTTGATTAGATCCACTCTGAATCTAAGGCTTTTAAGAAAAGGATCCCTTAGAGTTAAACCTTTCGAGACTAAGAGGGGCGAACATGCAGGTGCGCCTGTAAGCTGGAGTGTGTCTGTTTAACTAGCGTGATGTGATGACTTTATTCCTTTATGGTGAGATCACTGCACACCGGGAGAGGTGAATGACCCTCGCACTACAGCCAGAGATGTTCAGGAACAGAGAACAATTCTGGATTTATTAGTTAGTCACCACCTAAAAGACAAAGTATCTAGACAGAAAGCCACCTTTCGCTGAAACGTTACTTATAGGAGATTAGAGACCAGACTGTTTATATTGTACATCCTGAGATGGACTGGAATGTGGATTAGGCTTGTATGAAATCCTTAGAAAACTTCCATGGTAACGGTTATCAAACACCTTTTTAAGGACAGGTCCAAGAAACCTGAAGTAAAATAATCAGTTCGGCTTCCACAGACCACAGCTCGTGCAGATACACTGtactgccaaaagtattgggacacatgcCTTtatacacacatgaactttaatgacattccATTCTTAATATATAGGCtctaatatggagttggcccaccatTTGCAGCTATTACAGCTTCaagtcttctgggaaggctgaccttatgtgtttatgggaatttttgaccgttcttccaggagagcatttgtgaggttaggcactgatgttggactagaaggcctggctcacaggcctttactctctgtgttctttataggaggcataaaaaaaggtctga
Coding sequences within it:
- the LOC125706732 gene encoding ras-like protein family member 12 isoform X1 — protein: MSSMFGKTRTSTMPDRAECNVAVLGIRGSGKSALTVKFLTRRFISEYDPYLEDIYSSEEIVDQQPVLIKVMDTADQDGPLNCERYLSWASAFLVVYSIDDRRTFEGCQRYLDVVTAHAKLLQVDLPVLLLGNKLDMERYRQVSESDGRTLASHYDCLFYEVSACQDFVSVQRVFHEAVREARRDAERGRPTSPLFISEDRPPASPATTLLQGPGPGELPTPASARVVPVKSSRAQSKRRAPTLTLLKGFRIF
- the LOC125706732 gene encoding ras-like protein family member 12 isoform X2, with product MPDRAECNVAVLGIRGSGKSALTVKFLTRRFISEYDPYLEDIYSSEEIVDQQPVLIKVMDTADQDGPLNCERYLSWASAFLVVYSIDDRRTFEGCQRYLDVVTAHAKLLQVDLPVLLLGNKLDMERYRQVSESDGRTLASHYDCLFYEVSACQDFVSVQRVFHEAVREARRDAERGRPTSPLFISEDRPPASPATTLLQGPGPGELPTPASARVVPVKSSRAQSKRRAPTLTLLKGFRIF
- the LOC125706734 gene encoding uncharacterized protein LOC125706734; amino-acid sequence: MMLEVFVLLLLQGCSCDPDSGPPSAAAAEAQLLVLRGTGRPLTTQPPGPCSYDPKTHGKQSPSPRICPGSALPLASDSRDVTRKLLLWEGKFSEGDQRYRRAFDDGDDSEGGSGDADENDPTQEQREYLRWYYRTEDSSSWKYAMLVLSFVALLLGCLLFGLGIMADRNRKAIAMYKPAIHVLEMEKLDSGNQNRGSSDASPQGDRATVTALVNRDEVDGMKPGDIVLKWKDGSVSVL